From a single Populus trichocarpa isolate Nisqually-1 chromosome 17, P.trichocarpa_v4.1, whole genome shotgun sequence genomic region:
- the LOC18106703 gene encoding uncharacterized protein LOC18106703 isoform X3, whose translation MVMVMRSISSCLTLSQTPPPPPRPRASNNLSTQKQCKRNSRNYCITRPQILPPPPLSRDALGFRVFVLSDLHTDYPENMNWVKSLSTKAYKNDLLLLAGDVAETYHNFYSTMSLLKDRFQHVFYVPGNHDLWCRSEPEGHPYYLDSLDKLNKLLDACRGLGVQTRPMVLYGLGIVPLFSWYHESFDREMDIAGIRIPSLEMVCKDFHACKWPREISNRSASLASYFDAMNEENEDAVKLIKNTCTQIITFSHFLPRVHHLSRPVLKPRQELCPEKRMLFYPNLPKIIGSDFLEVRIRSIHGSEGNASACHVFGHTHFCWDSVLDGIRP comes from the exons atggtgatggtgatgaggTCTATCTCTTCTTGCCTGACCTTATCTCagacaccaccaccacctccccGACCCCGTGCCTCTAATAATCTCTCCACACAAAAACAATGCAAGAGAAACTCGAGGAATTATTGCATTACGAGGCCCCAAATactgcctcctcctcctctttctaGGGATGCTTTAGGCTTCAGGGTCTTCGTGCTTTCTGATTTACACACCGACTACCCAGAGAACATGAATTGGGTTAAGTCCTTATCAACTAAGGCCTACAAAaatgatcttcttcttcttgctggCGATGTCGCTGAGACTTACCACAACTTTTACTCCACCATGTCCCTTCTCAAGGATAGATTTCAACATGTCTTCTACGTTCCTGGGAATCATGATCTTTGGTGTCGCTCCGAGCCTGAGGGCCACCCATATTAT CTTGATTCTCTAGACAAGCTGAATAAATTGCTTGATGCATGTAGAGGACTTGGAGTTCAAACCAGACCAATGGTGTTATATGGCCTCGGAATCGTGCCTTTGTTTTCTTGGTACCATGAG AGTTTTGATAGAGAGATGGACATTGCTGGCATACGAATTCCTTCTTTGGAGATG GTATGCAAGGACTTTCATGCATGCAAATGGCCAAGGGAAATATCAAACAGATCAGCCTCTCTTGCCTCGTACTTTGATGCAATGaatgaagaaaatgaggatgcagtcaagttaataaaaaatacatgcacTCAAATAATTACATTCTCTCACTTTCTTCCCAG AGTACATCATTTGTCACGCCCTGTTCTTAAACCCAGGCAAGAACTCTGTCCAGAGAAAAGGATGCTATTTTATCCGAACCTTCCAAAAATCATTGGTTCTGATTTTCTCGAGGTTCGCATAAGGTCAATACATGGAAGTGAGGGGAATGCTTCTGCATGCCATGTGTTTGGTCATACACATTTTTGCTGGGATTCTGTGCTTGATGGTATAAG GCCTTAA